From the genome of Brevibacterium sp. JSBI002, one region includes:
- a CDS encoding bifunctional methylenetetrahydrofolate dehydrogenase/methenyltetrahydrofolate cyclohydrolase: MSAQILDGRACAKQIKAELTEAVATLAESGIVPGLGTVLVGEDPGSKWYVAGKHRDCAEVGISSIRRDLPESVSQEELLAVIDELNNDDACTGYIVQLPLPDHIDTDTILEAIDPAKDADGLHPTNLGRLVLNVNSEITTPLPCTPRGVIELMTRNGIDLAGKHVVVIGRGVTVGRSIGALLTRREHNATVTLTHTGTRNLDELLAQADVIVAAAGAARIVKAEAVKPGAIVLDVGVSRETDPETGKSKIVGDVDPAVAEVASWVSPNPGGVGPMTRALLLKNVVDTAQRSAN, translated from the coding sequence ATGAGTGCACAGATCCTCGACGGCAGAGCCTGTGCGAAGCAGATCAAGGCCGAACTCACCGAGGCGGTGGCGACCCTGGCAGAGTCCGGAATCGTGCCTGGGCTCGGCACAGTGCTGGTGGGAGAGGACCCCGGTTCGAAATGGTACGTCGCGGGCAAGCACCGTGACTGCGCCGAGGTCGGGATCAGCTCGATCCGCCGTGACCTGCCCGAGTCGGTGAGTCAGGAAGAGTTGTTGGCCGTCATCGACGAGCTCAACAACGATGACGCCTGCACCGGCTACATCGTGCAGCTTCCGCTGCCGGACCATATCGACACGGACACGATCCTCGAAGCCATCGATCCGGCCAAGGACGCCGACGGCCTGCATCCGACGAACCTCGGCCGGCTCGTGCTGAATGTCAATTCGGAGATCACGACTCCGCTGCCGTGCACTCCGCGCGGTGTCATCGAGCTGATGACCCGCAACGGCATCGATCTTGCCGGCAAGCATGTCGTGGTCATCGGTCGCGGGGTCACCGTGGGCCGGTCCATCGGCGCACTGCTGACTCGGCGTGAGCACAATGCGACTGTCACCCTGACTCACACCGGCACGCGCAACCTCGATGAGCTGCTGGCTCAGGCCGATGTCATCGTCGCGGCCGCCGGTGCGGCTCGTATTGTGAAAGCGGAGGCGGTCAAACCCGGGGCGATCGTCCTCGACGTAGGAGTCTCGCGTGAGACGGACCCGGAGACGGGGAAGTCGAAGATCGTCGGTGACGTGGATCCGGCAGTCGCCGAGGTGGCGTCCTGGGTCTCCCCGAACCCGGGAGGCGTCGGACCGATGACTCGAGCTCTCCTGCTCAAGAACGTCGTCGACACCGCCCAACGCTCAGCCAACTAA
- a CDS encoding exodeoxyribonuclease III, which yields MIRIASVNVNGVRAAWRKGMPTWVDAAKPDFITLQEVRAANDIAHGVLADTGYTTISHDAEAKGRAGVAVMARTEPEAVREGLGVDGYFDRAGRWVETDFRLGDGSLLTLVSAYVHSGEADTPKQDDKYRFLDRMIERMPQLAKTADHVLVTGDLNVCHTERDLKNWKANRKKSGFLPEERAYFDKFFGEIGYVDVHRELSGDIDGPYTWWSMRGQAFDNDTGWRIDYQMATPALAATAVKATVDKADSWAERWSDHAPLVIDYDLPSVQA from the coding sequence ATGATTCGGATTGCTTCAGTCAACGTCAACGGAGTCCGCGCAGCATGGCGAAAGGGGATGCCCACCTGGGTCGATGCAGCGAAACCGGACTTCATCACCCTCCAAGAAGTGCGTGCCGCGAACGACATCGCGCACGGTGTCCTCGCCGACACCGGATACACCACGATCAGCCATGATGCCGAGGCTAAGGGCCGCGCCGGCGTCGCCGTGATGGCCCGCACCGAACCCGAGGCGGTGCGCGAAGGACTCGGAGTCGACGGCTACTTCGACCGGGCCGGACGCTGGGTGGAGACGGACTTCCGCCTCGGCGACGGATCGCTTCTGACCCTTGTGTCCGCGTACGTCCATTCCGGCGAGGCCGACACCCCCAAACAGGACGACAAGTACCGGTTCCTCGACCGCATGATCGAACGGATGCCGCAGCTGGCGAAGACCGCCGACCATGTCCTCGTCACCGGCGACCTCAACGTGTGCCACACCGAACGCGACCTGAAGAACTGGAAGGCCAACCGGAAGAAGTCCGGATTCCTCCCGGAGGAACGCGCCTACTTCGACAAGTTCTTCGGTGAGATCGGCTACGTCGACGTCCACCGCGAACTCAGCGGCGACATCGACGGACCTTATACCTGGTGGTCGATGCGCGGTCAGGCCTTCGACAATGACACGGGTTGGCGCATCGACTATCAGATGGCCACGCCGGCCCTGGCCGCAACCGCGGTCAAGGCCACCGTGGACAAAGCCGACAGCTGGGCCGAGCGCTGGTCGGACCACGCTCCGCTGGTCATCGACTACGACCTCCCGTCCGTCCAGGCCTGA
- a CDS encoding App1 family protein — MAKKKPEDGPLNLTPDMLHTAARVEDRFNGWIQNRATDHAYHRTVIAYDTYGGTGWVRVLGRLVLTPNGQPAADVHASIRGWKSFVSVPLPNDTAWVRVNDEEHMVTSDRGGIIDTVIPGDFEPGETEIELWTDGSLVDSAAVRIIGEDSTFGIISDIDDTVMVTSLPRPFLAAWNTFVLSEHARSPVAGMAVLYDRITFMRPDTPMVYLSTGAWNSALTLKRFLSRNLYPMGPLLLTDWGPTTTRVFRSGKEHKRNSLERLAREFPWMKWLLIGDDGQNDEEIYGEFVENHPKNVAAVAIRQLTVGEAVWAGGRSKRHGRGQGVPWIYAPDGAGLASRLTERGIISTI, encoded by the coding sequence GTGGCGAAGAAGAAACCCGAAGACGGGCCGCTCAACCTCACCCCGGATATGCTCCACACCGCTGCGCGGGTGGAGGACCGGTTCAACGGCTGGATCCAGAATCGGGCCACCGACCACGCCTACCATCGCACCGTCATCGCCTACGACACCTATGGCGGGACCGGTTGGGTGCGGGTGCTCGGCCGCTTGGTGCTCACCCCGAACGGTCAGCCGGCCGCCGATGTCCACGCGAGCATCCGCGGGTGGAAGTCCTTCGTCAGTGTGCCTCTGCCCAATGACACCGCCTGGGTGCGCGTGAACGACGAAGAGCATATGGTCACCTCCGATCGCGGAGGCATCATCGACACCGTGATCCCCGGAGACTTCGAACCGGGAGAGACCGAGATCGAACTGTGGACCGACGGCTCGCTCGTCGACTCGGCAGCCGTGCGCATCATCGGTGAGGACTCGACCTTCGGCATCATCTCCGATATCGACGACACGGTCATGGTCACATCGCTGCCGCGTCCCTTCCTTGCCGCGTGGAACACCTTCGTCCTCAGCGAGCACGCGCGGTCCCCGGTGGCGGGAATGGCTGTGCTCTATGACCGGATCACGTTCATGCGCCCGGACACTCCGATGGTCTATCTGTCGACGGGGGCATGGAACTCTGCGCTGACACTCAAGCGCTTCCTCTCCCGCAATCTCTATCCGATGGGTCCGCTGCTGCTTACCGACTGGGGGCCGACGACGACTCGGGTGTTCCGGTCGGGCAAGGAGCACAAACGCAATTCGCTGGAACGTCTGGCCAGGGAGTTCCCGTGGATGAAGTGGCTGCTCATCGGTGACGACGGGCAGAACGACGAGGAGATCTATGGGGAGTTCGTCGAGAACCACCCGAAGAACGTTGCGGCTGTCGCGATCCGACAGCTCACCGTCGGTGAGGCCGTGTGGGCCGGCGGACGGTCGAAGCGCCACGGTCGGGGCCAGGGCGTGCCGTGGATCTACGCCCCGGACGGTGCCGGTCTGGCTTCCCGTCTGACGGAACGAGGAATCATCTCGACGATCTGA
- the purU gene encoding formyltetrahydrofolate deformylase has translation MSCEWILRVTCPDSTGIVHAVTGVLAGLGGNITESQQFSSPDSRQFFLRLQFSTPAQTTAQTVEAALAEVAPRFAMTVSLQPVEKRTRTLIMVSRAAHCLNTLLFRHSAGQLPIDIVGVAGNHDDLRPLAEFHGHDFHHIPITRNTKADAETRLSALVDDLDVELIVLARYMQILSPELCDRLEGRVINIHHSFLPSFKGAKPYHQAHARGVKIIGATAHYVTSDLDEGPIIEQDVARVDHNQAIADFVRHGQDVEAAVLARAVAWHAEGRVLMDGHRTVVFD, from the coding sequence ATGAGCTGCGAATGGATCCTGAGAGTCACCTGCCCCGATTCGACCGGCATCGTCCATGCCGTGACCGGGGTGCTCGCGGGACTGGGCGGCAACATCACCGAATCCCAGCAGTTCTCCTCCCCCGATTCTCGTCAGTTCTTCCTGCGCCTGCAGTTCTCGACGCCCGCGCAGACCACGGCCCAGACCGTGGAAGCGGCCCTCGCCGAGGTGGCTCCCCGGTTCGCGATGACCGTGAGCCTGCAGCCGGTGGAGAAGAGGACCCGCACCCTCATCATGGTGTCCAGGGCCGCGCACTGCCTCAATACTCTGCTGTTCCGGCATTCGGCCGGTCAGCTGCCCATCGACATCGTCGGCGTCGCCGGCAACCATGACGATCTGCGTCCGCTCGCCGAATTCCATGGCCACGATTTCCACCATATTCCGATCACCCGGAACACGAAGGCCGACGCCGAGACGCGGCTCTCTGCCCTCGTCGACGACCTCGATGTCGAACTCATCGTCTTGGCCCGGTACATGCAGATCCTCTCCCCCGAACTCTGCGACCGCCTCGAAGGGCGGGTCATCAACATCCACCATTCGTTCCTGCCGAGCTTCAAGGGCGCGAAGCCCTACCATCAGGCGCATGCCCGCGGCGTGAAGATCATCGGAGCGACCGCCCACTATGTCACGAGCGACCTCGACGAAGGGCCGATCATCGAACAGGACGTGGCTCGCGTCGATCACAATCAGGCGATCGCCGATTTCGTCCGACACGGTCAGGACGTCGAAGCGGCCGTGCTCGCGCGGGCCGTGGCCTGGCATGCCGAAGGCCGAGTTCTCATGGACGGCCACCGCACCGTCGTCTTCGACTGA
- the glyA gene encoding serine hydroxymethyltransferase yields the protein MTENSMQASLADIDPQIAEVLDLELGRQRSTLEMIASENFVPRAVLEAQGSVLTNKYAEGYPGKRYYGGCEYVDVAENLAIDRAKSLFGADYANVQPHSGASANAAVMHALARQGDKMLGLSLAHGGHLTHGMKINFSGRLYDVASYEVDPDTYRIDMDKVREKALEHRPEVIVAGWSAYPRQLDFQAFRDIADEIGAKLWVDMAHFAGLVAAGLHPNPVPFADVVSSTVHKTIGGPRSGFILGKEEYAKKLNSAVFPGQQGGPLMHVIAAKAVAFKLAASAEFKERQERTVRGAQILAERLLASDVADAGATVLTGGTDVHLVLVDLRNSALDGQQAEDLLHSVGITVNRNAVPFDPRPPMVTSGLRIGTPALATRGFGDNEFTEVADVIAEALKPGADVEALAARVKKLSDEFPLYDGLEQY from the coding sequence ATGACCGAAAACTCGATGCAGGCTTCGCTTGCCGACATCGACCCGCAGATTGCCGAAGTCCTCGACCTCGAGCTGGGCCGCCAGCGTTCGACGCTCGAGATGATCGCCTCGGAGAATTTCGTCCCGCGCGCCGTGCTGGAAGCACAGGGGTCGGTGCTGACGAACAAGTACGCCGAGGGGTATCCCGGCAAGCGCTACTACGGCGGCTGCGAATACGTCGACGTCGCGGAGAACCTCGCCATCGACCGCGCCAAGAGCCTATTCGGCGCCGACTACGCGAACGTCCAGCCCCATTCCGGTGCCTCGGCCAACGCCGCTGTCATGCACGCTCTGGCCCGTCAGGGTGACAAGATGCTCGGGCTGTCCCTGGCCCATGGCGGTCACCTCACCCACGGTATGAAGATCAACTTCTCCGGACGCCTCTACGATGTCGCCTCGTACGAGGTCGACCCCGATACCTACCGCATCGATATGGACAAGGTGCGCGAGAAGGCTCTCGAACACCGCCCCGAGGTCATCGTCGCCGGCTGGTCGGCCTACCCCCGTCAGCTGGACTTCCAGGCATTCCGCGATATCGCCGACGAAATCGGTGCGAAGCTGTGGGTCGATATGGCCCACTTCGCCGGACTCGTCGCCGCCGGTCTGCACCCGAACCCGGTACCGTTCGCCGATGTCGTGTCTTCGACGGTGCACAAGACCATCGGCGGGCCCCGTTCCGGTTTCATCCTCGGCAAGGAGGAGTACGCGAAGAAGCTCAACTCCGCCGTGTTCCCGGGACAGCAGGGCGGACCGCTCATGCATGTCATCGCCGCGAAAGCCGTGGCCTTCAAACTCGCGGCCTCCGCCGAGTTCAAGGAACGTCAGGAACGCACCGTGCGCGGTGCTCAGATCCTGGCTGAGCGCCTGCTGGCCTCCGACGTCGCTGACGCCGGAGCCACCGTGCTCACCGGCGGCACCGATGTCCACCTCGTGCTCGTCGACCTGCGCAACTCCGCCCTCGACGGACAGCAGGCCGAAGATCTTCTGCACTCGGTCGGCATCACTGTCAACCGCAATGCCGTGCCCTTCGACCCGCGCCCGCCGATGGTCACCTCCGGTCTGCGCATCGGCACCCCGGCGCTGGCCACCCGCGGATTCGGCGACAATGAATTCACCGAGGTCGCCGACGTCATCGCCGAGGCGCTCAAGCCCGGTGCCGATGTCGAGGCACTCGCCGCACGGGTGAAGAAGCTCAGCGACGAATTCCCGCTCTACGACGGCCTGGAACAGTACTGA
- a CDS encoding YbdD/YjiX family protein, with translation MSTAHPLSRIASDPWGSLRRGGAWLHWYLKEIMGENAYIHYLESYERRHGTREGAMEEKAFWRDLTDEQDRNPKVRCC, from the coding sequence ATGAGCACCGCACATCCGCTCAGCCGCATCGCCAGCGATCCGTGGGGATCCCTGCGCCGAGGCGGGGCCTGGCTCCACTGGTACCTCAAGGAGATCATGGGCGAGAACGCCTATATCCACTACCTCGAATCCTACGAGCGCCGCCACGGCACCCGTGAGGGCGCGATGGAGGAGAAGGCCTTCTGGCGAGATCTCACCGATGAGCAGGACCGCAACCCCAAGGTCCGCTGCTGTTGA
- a CDS encoding NAD(P)H-dependent flavin oxidoreductase, protein MTSFTDLRSQLRLPVVGSPMFIASGPELVKAQCQAGIVGSFPSLNARPASQLTDWLDEISESNAAHTAANPQQPAAPFAVNLIVHRSNNRLEEDLSEVVRHQVPIVITSLGAREEVNEAVHSYGGVVLHDVINNRFANKAVEKGADGVIAVAAGAGGHAGAQSPFALVQEIRSWFDGPLLLSGAIAHGRSILAALAAGADFAYIGSAFLSTPEANVVDDYRSMIVESGADDVVYSNYFTGVKGNYLRGSIVASGLDPDNLPDADPTKMDFSSSSGSDSKAWKDIWGSGQGIGALGQQRTTAELVETFAAQFDEAKQQLQAQLG, encoded by the coding sequence GTGACAAGCTTCACCGATCTGCGCTCCCAACTCCGTCTGCCCGTCGTCGGCTCCCCCATGTTCATCGCCTCGGGGCCCGAATTGGTCAAGGCCCAGTGCCAGGCGGGGATCGTTGGGTCCTTCCCGTCGCTGAACGCCCGTCCGGCCTCGCAGCTGACCGACTGGCTCGATGAGATCTCCGAGTCGAACGCCGCCCACACTGCGGCGAATCCGCAGCAGCCGGCCGCTCCGTTCGCGGTCAACCTCATCGTCCACCGATCGAACAATCGCCTCGAGGAGGACCTCTCCGAGGTGGTCCGCCACCAAGTGCCGATCGTCATCACCTCGCTCGGTGCCCGTGAAGAGGTCAACGAAGCGGTCCATTCCTACGGCGGCGTCGTCCTTCACGACGTCATCAACAACCGCTTCGCCAACAAGGCCGTCGAGAAGGGCGCCGACGGCGTCATCGCCGTGGCCGCCGGGGCCGGCGGGCACGCCGGGGCGCAGTCGCCGTTCGCCCTGGTCCAGGAGATCCGGTCCTGGTTCGATGGTCCCCTGCTGCTGTCGGGCGCCATCGCCCACGGCCGTTCGATCCTTGCGGCACTGGCCGCTGGTGCCGATTTCGCCTACATCGGCTCGGCCTTCCTGTCCACGCCCGAGGCGAATGTCGTCGACGACTATCGGTCGATGATCGTCGAATCCGGCGCCGACGACGTCGTGTACTCGAATTACTTCACCGGCGTGAAGGGCAACTACCTGCGCGGGTCCATCGTCGCCTCGGGCCTCGACCCGGACAATCTGCCCGACGCCGATCCCACGAAGATGGACTTCAGCTCATCTTCGGGTTCGGATTCGAAGGCTTGGAAGGACATCTGGGGCTCGGGACAGGGCATCGGTGCACTCGGCCAGCAGCGCACAACCGCCGAGCTCGTCGAGACCTTCGCCGCTCAGTTCGACGAGGCGAAGCAGCAGCTGCAGGCGCAGCTGGGCTGA
- the trpS gene encoding tryptophan--tRNA ligase, with translation MTNSSQPRTVSGIQATSDSLHLGNYIGALQQFVTHQESHDAFYFIANMHAITVEQDPAELRERTLRTAAQFIAAGLDPEKSTIFVQSQVPAHPQLSWVLECTTSMGEASRMTQFKDKSAKQEHVSLGLLTYPALMAADILLYNPQLVPVGEDQRQHLELTRNLAERFNYRFGKTFTVPEAQILKATAKIYDLQNPGAKMSKSQPSPQGRIDILDDAKALTKKIKSAVTDDGTEIAFDLENKPGVSNLLTIYSSLTSRPVDDIVAEYAGKMYGHLKVDLAEVAVETLTPVRERTVELLEDRAQLQTILDRGAEKASAIAEATLREVYDKIGFI, from the coding sequence ATGACGAACTCTTCACAGCCGCGCACTGTCTCAGGTATCCAAGCCACCTCCGATTCCCTTCATCTCGGCAACTACATCGGAGCCCTGCAGCAGTTCGTGACTCATCAGGAGTCGCACGATGCCTTCTACTTCATCGCGAACATGCACGCGATCACCGTCGAGCAGGATCCGGCCGAGCTGCGGGAACGCACCCTGCGCACGGCCGCGCAGTTCATCGCCGCCGGTCTCGATCCGGAGAAGTCGACGATCTTCGTCCAGTCCCAGGTGCCTGCCCATCCGCAGCTGTCCTGGGTGCTCGAGTGCACCACTTCGATGGGTGAGGCGAGCCGAATGACCCAGTTCAAGGACAAGTCCGCGAAGCAGGAGCATGTGTCCCTGGGGCTGCTCACCTACCCGGCGCTGATGGCTGCTGACATCCTGCTGTACAACCCGCAGCTCGTTCCCGTCGGTGAGGACCAGCGTCAGCACCTCGAGCTGACCCGCAACCTCGCCGAACGGTTCAACTATCGTTTCGGCAAGACCTTCACCGTCCCCGAGGCGCAGATCCTCAAGGCGACCGCGAAGATCTACGACCTGCAGAATCCGGGTGCGAAGATGTCGAAGTCCCAGCCCAGCCCGCAGGGCCGTATCGACATCCTCGACGACGCGAAGGCACTGACGAAGAAGATCAAGTCCGCGGTGACCGATGACGGAACCGAGATCGCCTTCGACCTGGAGAACAAGCCGGGAGTGTCGAACCTGCTGACGATCTACTCATCCCTGACCTCGCGCCCTGTCGACGATATCGTCGCCGAGTACGCGGGGAAGATGTACGGTCACCTCAAGGTCGACCTCGCCGAGGTGGCCGTGGAGACCCTGACGCCGGTGCGGGAGCGTACGGTGGAACTCCTCGAAGACCGAGCGCAGCTGCAGACGATCCTCGACCGCGGGGCGGAGAAGGCCAGCGCCATCGCCGAGGCGACTCTGCGCGAGGTCTATGACAAGATCGGCTTCATCTGA
- the putP gene encoding sodium/proline symporter PutP — translation MSETTFRTIAIVLYFIGMLAIGWFAYRKTKNSLDDYMLAGRGLRPSVAALSAGASDMSGWLLMGLPGAIYVSGLIEAWIAIGLTIGAWVNWKIVAPRLRAFTEKAGDSITIPSFFEQRLKDRTRLLRIVCGIIILVFFTFYVSSGMVAAGKFFESSFGLNYLGGMLLVAAITMIYTLFGGFLGATLTDVAQGLLMFAALIAVPIVAVVNAGGPTTVINNVSAIDPGLLSLVGSDGFWTFATIASIVSALAWGLGYFGQPHIIVRFMALRTPADAAVARRIGVGWMAISALGAVATAIVGISYFSQHADMEPADAETVFLDLAQILFHPFIAGLVLAAVLAAIMSTISSQLVVTSSALIEDLFKIVALRTGSTRTLQDKTYVLLGRLGVLVVAVIAVVLAISPSNSILDLVAFAWAGFGASFGPIVLLTLFWKRLSNWGALSGLLSGAVVAFVWGQVSTPMTDAIYEIIPGFSVNLIVAVVVSRFTYKHDEAADIEFDESVELSRVK, via the coding sequence ATGTCGGAAACCACTTTCCGCACGATCGCGATCGTCCTCTACTTCATCGGCATGCTGGCCATCGGCTGGTTTGCCTATCGCAAGACTAAGAACAGCCTCGACGACTATATGCTCGCGGGGCGCGGGCTGCGCCCCAGCGTTGCCGCTCTGAGCGCCGGCGCCTCCGATATGTCGGGGTGGCTGCTCATGGGTCTGCCCGGCGCCATCTACGTCTCCGGTCTCATCGAAGCCTGGATCGCCATCGGCCTGACCATCGGCGCCTGGGTCAACTGGAAAATCGTCGCGCCTCGACTGCGTGCGTTCACGGAGAAAGCCGGCGACTCGATCACGATCCCCAGCTTCTTCGAACAGCGGCTGAAGGATCGGACACGACTGCTGCGCATCGTCTGCGGCATCATCATTCTGGTCTTCTTCACCTTCTACGTCTCCTCGGGCATGGTGGCGGCCGGCAAGTTCTTCGAGTCGAGCTTCGGACTCAACTACCTCGGCGGAATGCTCCTCGTCGCCGCGATCACGATGATCTACACACTCTTCGGCGGATTCCTCGGCGCAACTCTCACGGATGTTGCCCAGGGTCTGCTGATGTTCGCTGCCCTGATTGCCGTGCCGATCGTCGCCGTCGTCAACGCCGGCGGGCCGACGACGGTGATCAACAACGTCTCCGCGATCGATCCCGGCCTGCTCAGTCTCGTCGGTTCAGACGGCTTCTGGACCTTCGCGACGATCGCGTCCATCGTCTCCGCCCTGGCCTGGGGACTGGGCTACTTCGGTCAGCCGCACATCATCGTGCGTTTCATGGCCCTGCGCACCCCTGCCGATGCCGCTGTCGCCAGGCGCATCGGCGTCGGCTGGATGGCGATCTCGGCGCTCGGCGCCGTCGCCACTGCCATCGTTGGCATCTCCTACTTCTCTCAGCACGCGGATATGGAACCTGCCGACGCCGAGACCGTCTTCCTCGACCTCGCGCAGATCCTCTTCCACCCGTTCATCGCCGGCCTCGTCTTGGCTGCGGTGCTCGCGGCAATCATGTCGACGATCTCCTCGCAGCTCGTCGTCACGTCGTCAGCGCTCATCGAGGATCTGTTCAAGATCGTGGCCCTGCGCACCGGATCCACCCGCACGCTGCAGGACAAGACCTACGTGCTGCTCGGCCGCCTCGGCGTGCTCGTCGTCGCCGTCATCGCAGTGGTCCTCGCGATCTCACCGTCGAACAGCATCCTCGACCTCGTCGCCTTCGCATGGGCAGGCTTCGGCGCCTCATTCGGGCCGATCGTCCTGCTCACTCTGTTCTGGAAGCGTCTGAGCAACTGGGGCGCCCTGTCCGGTCTGCTCTCCGGCGCGGTCGTGGCCTTCGTCTGGGGCCAGGTGAGCACTCCGATGACGGATGCGATCTACGAGATCATTCCCGGCTTCAGCGTCAACCTCATCGTCGCCGTCGTCGTCAGTCGCTTCACTTACAAGCACGACGAAGCCGCAGACATCGAGTTCGACGAATCCGTGGAACTCTCCCGCGTGAAGTGA
- a CDS encoding enoyl-CoA hydratase has product MSEFETILTDVADGVATITINRPKALNALNLQVLTDITDAATAYDADDSIKAIIITGSEKAFAAGADIKEMSSLDFSTAYKADWFAGWTRLTDVRKPVITAVGGYALGGGCELAMMGDILIASTKAKFGQPEINLGVLPGMGGSQRLTRAIGKAKAMDMCLTGRMMGAEEAERSGLVARIVEPEALLDTANEIAQTIASKSRIASAMVKEAVNTAFETTLEQGLRYERRLFHSSLATNDQTEGMAAFVEKRDPNFTDS; this is encoded by the coding sequence ATGAGCGAATTCGAAACCATCCTCACCGACGTCGCCGATGGCGTCGCCACCATCACGATCAACCGACCGAAGGCGCTCAACGCGCTCAATCTGCAGGTGCTCACCGACATCACAGATGCCGCGACGGCCTACGACGCAGATGATTCGATCAAGGCGATCATCATCACCGGCAGCGAGAAGGCCTTCGCCGCCGGCGCAGATATCAAGGAGATGTCGAGCCTCGACTTCTCGACCGCGTATAAGGCCGACTGGTTCGCCGGGTGGACCCGGCTGACCGATGTGCGCAAGCCGGTCATCACCGCAGTCGGCGGCTACGCCCTGGGCGGCGGCTGCGAACTGGCGATGATGGGCGACATCCTCATCGCATCGACGAAGGCGAAGTTCGGACAGCCCGAGATCAACCTCGGTGTGCTCCCGGGCATGGGCGGATCACAGCGGCTGACCCGCGCCATCGGCAAGGCCAAGGCCATGGACATGTGCCTGACAGGCCGGATGATGGGCGCCGAGGAGGCCGAACGTTCCGGACTCGTCGCTCGCATCGTCGAACCCGAAGCGCTCCTGGATACAGCGAACGAGATCGCGCAGACGATCGCGTCGAAGTCCCGCATCGCCTCGGCGATGGTCAAGGAAGCGGTGAACACCGCATTCGAGACGACCCTGGAGCAGGGACTGCGCTACGAGCGCCGACTCTTCCATTCGTCCCTGGCCACGAATGATCAGACCGAGGGCATGGCCGCCTTCGTCGAGAAGCGGGACCCGAACTTCACGGATTCCTGA
- a CDS encoding GNAT family N-acetyltransferase has product MAVDETIDTEQLSISPLDEVDAREMREFLLDAQANFWGDRDLSGDHDAYWFRQFVTSGLVARYRSEIVGYLLGVIPHDGPAYIHLVAARSDFRHQGIGRHLYQHFIDHSRQLGASSVQATTMPESSGAISFHSSMGFSGELIEDYAGPGNPRVFFELKFPED; this is encoded by the coding sequence ATGGCCGTTGACGAAACTATCGACACCGAGCAGCTGAGCATCAGTCCGCTCGATGAGGTCGACGCCCGCGAGATGCGCGAATTCCTGCTCGACGCTCAGGCCAACTTTTGGGGAGACCGCGATCTCAGCGGTGACCATGATGCCTACTGGTTCCGTCAGTTCGTCACCTCGGGTCTCGTCGCCCGCTACCGTTCGGAGATCGTCGGATACCTGCTCGGCGTCATTCCCCATGATGGTCCTGCCTACATCCACCTGGTGGCAGCGCGGTCGGATTTCCGTCACCAGGGAATCGGCCGTCATCTCTACCAGCACTTCATCGACCATTCCCGTCAGCTCGGTGCCTCCTCGGTTCAGGCGACGACGATGCCGGAGTCCTCGGGTGCGATCTCGTTCCACTCCTCCATGGGCTTCAGCGGAGAGCTCATCGAGGACTATGCCGGCCCGGGCAACCCGCGCGTCTTCTTCGAACTCAAGTTCCCCGAGGACTGA